One genomic region from Proteus vulgaris encodes:
- the cytR gene encoding DNA-binding transcriptional regulator CytR has product MKDVALAAGVSTATVSRTLMNPEKVSSQTRQKVEQAVLDVGYYPHNLSKNLKRNESKTILVIVPNISDPFFTDVVCGIEETAAQHGYLVLIGDCKHQQKHENAFINLIITKQIDGMLLLGSHIPFDVSKEEQKNLPPMIMANEFAPELELPTVHIDNLTASFRATHYLQQMGHKRIACITGPEDMPLCRYRLQGYIQAMRRTGVPLREDYIIRGDFTHESGAESLKKLISLPEPPTAVFCHSDIMAIGVMWQAKKLGLELPRDLSVIGFDNLDITRYSEPALTTMEQPRYQIGRESMLLLLDQLQGRPVAPGSRLLDCELIIRDSVCRLKS; this is encoded by the coding sequence ATGAAAGATGTTGCCCTTGCAGCCGGCGTGTCCACAGCAACTGTGTCACGTACTTTAATGAATCCGGAAAAAGTATCCTCACAAACCCGTCAGAAAGTTGAACAGGCTGTTCTTGATGTGGGCTATTACCCTCATAACCTGTCAAAGAACCTTAAGCGTAACGAGTCAAAAACGATCCTTGTGATCGTACCTAACATCAGTGATCCATTTTTTACTGATGTTGTGTGCGGCATCGAAGAAACTGCAGCACAACATGGTTATCTCGTGTTAATTGGTGATTGTAAACACCAGCAAAAACATGAAAATGCCTTTATTAATCTTATTATTACCAAACAAATTGACGGTATGTTACTTCTTGGCTCACACATTCCTTTTGATGTTTCCAAAGAAGAGCAGAAAAATTTGCCACCGATGATCATGGCAAATGAGTTTGCACCTGAACTCGAATTACCTACCGTCCATATAGATAATCTCACCGCGTCTTTTAGAGCTACACACTATTTACAGCAAATGGGTCATAAACGTATTGCATGTATTACAGGCCCTGAAGATATGCCTTTATGTCGTTATCGCTTACAAGGCTATATTCAAGCTATGCGTAGAACGGGCGTACCTTTGCGCGAAGATTATATTATTCGGGGTGATTTTACCCATGAAAGCGGTGCAGAAAGTCTGAAAAAGCTAATTTCTTTACCTGAGCCACCGACAGCCGTGTTCTGTCATAGTGATATTATGGCAATTGGCGTTATGTGGCAGGCGAAAAAATTAGGGTTAGAGCTTCCTAGAGATCTCTCTGTGATTGGTTTTGATAATCTTGATATCACACGTTATAGCGAGCCTGCACTAACAACAATGGAACAACCTCGTTATCAAATTGGTCGTGAATCTATGTTGTTATTACTTGACCAATTACAAGGTAGACCTGTTGCACCCGGCTCTCGCTTATTAGATTGTGAGCTAATTATAAGAGATAGTGTCTGTCGGCTTAAAAGCTAG
- the hslV gene encoding ATP-dependent protease subunit HslV, whose protein sequence is MTTIVSVRRKGQVVIGGDGQATMGNTVMKGNVRKVRRLYNDKVIAGFAGGTADAFTLFELFERKLELHQGHLTKAAVELAKDWRTDRMLRKLEALLAVADENTSLIITGNGDVVQPENDLIAIGSGGPYAQAAARAMLENTELSAREIAEKALSIAGDICIYTNHNVNFEELSSKE, encoded by the coding sequence ATGACTACAATCGTAAGTGTTCGCCGTAAGGGCCAAGTTGTAATCGGTGGTGATGGACAGGCGACGATGGGTAATACCGTCATGAAAGGCAATGTTCGCAAAGTACGCCGTCTTTATAACGACAAAGTCATTGCGGGATTTGCTGGCGGCACTGCTGATGCTTTTACTCTTTTTGAACTGTTTGAGCGCAAATTAGAACTTCACCAAGGGCATTTAACGAAAGCTGCGGTAGAACTTGCTAAAGATTGGCGCACAGACAGAATGCTACGCAAATTAGAAGCGTTGCTTGCTGTTGCAGATGAAAATACATCTCTTATCATCACAGGTAATGGTGATGTGGTTCAACCAGAAAACGATTTAATTGCTATCGGTTCTGGTGGCCCTTATGCACAAGCAGCGGCTAGAGCTATGCTAGAAAATACTGAACTCTCTGCACGAGAAATTGCTGAAAAAGCACTTAGCATCGCTGGAGATATCTGTATTTACACTAACCATAATGTCAACTTTGAAGAACTCTCTTCAAAAGAGTAA
- a CDS encoding 1,4-dihydroxy-2-naphthoate polyprenyltransferase, with product MSSLNSTSRTQAWLESLRPKTLPLGLIAIVTGSALAYWMGHFELPIALLAILTAGTLQILSNLANDYGDAVKGTDTEERLGPLRGMQKGMITAAQMKKALILNVIISCICGIALIIVACKKPEDAIGFLVMGLLAIVAAITYTVGKRPYGYMGLGDISVLIFFGWLSVIGTYYLQSNTFDIVTLLPATACGLLSVAVLNINNMRDLESDIQAGKNTLAVRLGPAGSRTYHTCVIFLSIACLIIFTLLYMHRWTAWLFLLATPMLLLHIKRVNADHSGEAMRPLLEHMVKAALLTNVLFSLGLVLE from the coding sequence ATGAGCTCTCTAAATTCCACTAGCCGGACTCAAGCCTGGCTTGAAAGTTTACGACCCAAAACACTCCCTTTGGGGTTAATTGCCATTGTAACGGGTTCCGCATTAGCGTATTGGATGGGTCATTTTGAGCTACCTATTGCACTGCTTGCTATATTGACGGCGGGAACGTTACAGATCCTATCAAACCTTGCCAATGACTATGGTGATGCCGTAAAAGGAACGGATACTGAAGAGCGTTTAGGGCCACTTCGTGGAATGCAAAAAGGCATGATAACAGCAGCTCAAATGAAAAAAGCGCTGATCCTAAATGTTATTATTTCTTGTATCTGTGGTATTGCACTGATTATTGTCGCCTGTAAAAAGCCTGAAGACGCTATTGGCTTCTTAGTGATGGGTTTACTTGCTATTGTTGCCGCAATTACTTATACCGTGGGTAAGCGTCCTTATGGTTATATGGGATTAGGTGATATTTCTGTTTTAATTTTCTTTGGCTGGTTAAGTGTCATCGGAACTTATTACTTACAATCCAATACCTTTGATATTGTTACCCTACTTCCTGCTACAGCCTGTGGTTTACTTTCTGTCGCTGTTCTAAATATTAATAACATGCGCGATTTAGAAAGTGATATTCAGGCGGGTAAAAATACATTAGCTGTTCGCTTAGGTCCTGCTGGCTCACGTACTTACCATACTTGTGTTATTTTTCTCTCTATAGCTTGCTTAATTATCTTTACCCTACTTTATATGCATCGCTGGACAGCGTGGTTATTTTTACTCGCTACCCCTATGCTTTTACTGCATATCAAGCGTGTGAATGCCGATCACTCAGGTGAGGCGATGCGTCCCCTACTTGAGCACATGGTAAAAGCCGCACTATTAACTAACGTTCTTTTCTCTTTAGGTTTAGTTTTAGAATAA
- the rpmE gene encoding 50S ribosomal protein L31, with amino-acid sequence MQKDIHPKYEEITASCSCGNVMKINSTAGHNLNLDVCDKCHPFYTGKQRDVATGGRVDLFNKRFKIPGSK; translated from the coding sequence ATGCAAAAAGATATCCATCCTAAATACGAAGAAATTACTGCATCTTGTTCTTGCGGTAACGTTATGAAAATCAACTCCACTGCAGGTCATAACCTGAATCTGGACGTTTGTGACAAATGCCACCCATTCTATACTGGTAAACAACGTGATGTTGCAACTGGTGGTCGTGTTGATCTGTTCAACAAACGCTTCAAAATTCCAGGCAGCAAATAA
- the ftsN gene encoding cell division protein FtsN has product MAQRDYVGRGQTSARRKKTTKSKSKKAAKGLPLTTLIAAIAIVALFVGGLYFITHNKKEAVETTPTVTGQHPANSLPPKPQERWQYIKELENRQVGTPLQPEYPSSGSQINPKATLSPEQLRFLQQIEADKRQPAVQLPEVPYNGEVPRSQVVVTPPAITTPSVAQQPVQTQQPQAPAPAIVTPPKPAVTEANFLVQCGSFKNTEQAESVRATLAFSGVESRVTKGNDGWIRVLSGPYNKEQANSVSRQAAGAGVSGCILRSSGG; this is encoded by the coding sequence GTGGCACAACGAGACTATGTGGGACGAGGGCAGACATCTGCTCGTCGTAAAAAGACAACGAAAAGTAAAAGCAAAAAGGCTGCTAAAGGGCTGCCTTTAACGACGCTTATCGCGGCAATCGCTATTGTGGCGCTGTTTGTCGGTGGCCTCTATTTTATTACACATAATAAAAAAGAAGCCGTAGAAACAACGCCAACTGTCACTGGGCAACATCCAGCGAATAGCCTACCGCCAAAACCTCAAGAGCGTTGGCAATATATTAAAGAATTGGAAAATCGTCAGGTAGGTACGCCTTTACAGCCTGAATATCCTTCATCGGGTAGCCAGATTAATCCGAAAGCAACACTTTCGCCTGAGCAGTTGCGTTTTTTACAACAAATTGAAGCGGATAAACGCCAACCTGCCGTTCAACTGCCAGAGGTGCCTTACAATGGTGAAGTACCTCGCTCACAAGTGGTTGTAACACCACCTGCAATAACAACGCCTTCTGTTGCACAACAGCCAGTGCAAACTCAACAACCGCAAGCACCTGCACCTGCGATTGTTACACCACCTAAACCTGCCGTTACTGAAGCAAACTTTTTAGTGCAATGTGGCTCATTTAAAAATACCGAACAAGCTGAATCAGTGAGAGCAACACTGGCTTTTTCTGGTGTTGAAAGCCGAGTAACGAAAGGCAATGATGGTTGGATCCGCGTTTTATCAGGCCCTTACAATAAAGAACAAGCCAACTCTGTGAGTAGACAAGCAGCTGGAGCTGGCGTATCAGGTTGTATTCTTCGCTCTTCTGGGGGTTGA
- the metJ gene encoding met regulon transcriptional regulator MetJ gives MAEWNGEYISPYAEHGKKSEQVKKITVSIPLKVLKILTDERTRRQVNNLKHATNSELLCEAFLHAFTGQPLPNDEDLRKERNDEIPEEAKEIMRQRGVDPDTWEY, from the coding sequence ATGGCTGAATGGAACGGTGAATATATCAGCCCTTACGCTGAGCATGGCAAAAAGAGTGAGCAAGTTAAAAAAATTACAGTTTCAATTCCATTGAAAGTGTTGAAAATTTTGACTGATGAACGCACTCGCCGTCAGGTTAATAACCTAAAACATGCAACCAATAGTGAATTATTGTGTGAAGCATTTTTGCACGCATTTACCGGACAGCCTCTCCCAAATGATGAAGACTTACGTAAAGAACGTAACGATGAAATCCCTGAAGAGGCAAAAGAAATAATGCGCCAGCGCGGGGTTGATCCCGATACTTGGGAGTATTAA
- the metB gene encoding cystathionine gamma-synthase, whose translation MTKKTATIAIHNGLNEDTQFGCVVPPIYLSSTYNFLEFNQPRDHDYSRRGNPTRDMVQKALAELEGGVGAVVTSSGMSAIHLICTVFLKPGDVIVAPHDCYGGSYRLFNSQQERGAYRVIFVDQNDDVALKQALAHHPKIVFIETPSNPLLRITDIRKISELAHQHGALVVADNTFMSPVLQKPLALGADIVVHSCTKYLNGHSDIVAGVVICQCQKQLEALSWWANNIGVTSGAFDSYLLLRGIRTLVPRIRLQQENAQALVAFLQAQPLVEKMYYPALENHVGHQIAKKQQQGFGAMLSFELKGGLDVIKLFLSQLTLFTLAESLGGVETLICHPATMTHAGMSEEAKKVAGISPSLLRISVGIEDSQDLINDLQSAFDAATKR comes from the coding sequence ATGACGAAGAAAACAGCAACAATTGCTATCCATAATGGGCTAAATGAAGACACTCAATTTGGTTGTGTCGTACCGCCTATCTATCTTTCTAGTACCTATAATTTTTTAGAATTCAATCAGCCTCGTGATCATGATTATTCTCGCCGAGGTAATCCAACACGCGATATGGTGCAAAAGGCATTAGCAGAGTTAGAAGGTGGCGTAGGCGCAGTTGTCACTAGCAGTGGAATGTCAGCAATTCATTTAATTTGTACCGTTTTTCTAAAACCTGGCGATGTGATTGTTGCACCTCATGATTGTTATGGAGGAAGTTATCGTCTTTTTAACAGCCAACAAGAGCGTGGTGCCTATCGTGTGATTTTTGTTGATCAAAATGATGATGTCGCACTGAAACAGGCTTTAGCACATCACCCTAAAATTGTTTTTATCGAAACCCCAAGTAATCCTCTTTTAAGAATAACGGATATTCGAAAAATCAGTGAACTTGCTCATCAACACGGTGCTTTAGTGGTTGCTGACAACACCTTTATGAGCCCTGTTTTGCAAAAGCCATTAGCATTAGGAGCAGATATTGTTGTGCATTCATGCACAAAATATCTCAATGGACACTCAGATATTGTGGCAGGGGTTGTTATCTGTCAGTGTCAGAAACAGCTTGAGGCGCTAAGCTGGTGGGCGAATAATATTGGCGTCACTTCTGGCGCATTTGATAGCTATTTATTATTAAGAGGTATAAGAACATTAGTGCCTCGAATTCGACTTCAACAAGAAAATGCACAGGCATTAGTGGCATTCTTACAAGCACAGCCTTTAGTCGAAAAAATGTATTACCCCGCACTGGAAAATCATGTTGGTCATCAAATAGCAAAAAAACAGCAACAAGGTTTCGGTGCGATGTTAAGTTTTGAGTTAAAAGGGGGATTGGATGTGATTAAACTCTTTTTATCTCAATTAACACTCTTTACACTGGCAGAATCTTTAGGTGGGGTAGAGACCTTAATTTGTCACCCTGCCACCATGACACATGCAGGTATGTCAGAAGAAGCGAAAAAAGTAGCAGGGATCAGCCCCTCATTACTTCGTATCTCGGTGGGTATTGAAGATAGTCAGGATTTAATCAACGATTTGCAAAGTGCGTTTGATGCAGCAACTAAAAGGTAA
- the rraA gene encoding ribonuclease E activity regulator RraA, with translation MKYDTSELCDIYQEDINVVEPLFSNFGGQSAFNGQIITVKCFEDNGLLYDLLEENGKGRILLVDGGGSVRKALVDAELARLAVSNEWEGIVVYGAVRQVDALSELDLGIQAMAAIPAGCPSEGIGESDIRVNFGGVTFFSGDYLYADNTGIILSEEPLGLDEDLIEE, from the coding sequence ATGAAATATGATACTTCTGAACTCTGTGATATCTATCAAGAAGATATCAATGTCGTAGAACCGCTTTTCTCAAACTTTGGTGGTCAAAGTGCCTTTAACGGGCAAATCATCACCGTTAAATGTTTTGAGGATAATGGCCTGCTTTATGACTTACTCGAAGAAAATGGCAAAGGCCGTATTCTTTTGGTCGATGGCGGTGGCTCTGTACGTAAAGCCTTAGTTGATGCTGAACTAGCGCGACTCGCTGTTTCTAATGAATGGGAAGGCATTGTCGTTTACGGTGCGGTACGTCAAGTTGATGCATTATCAGAGCTTGATTTAGGTATTCAAGCGATGGCAGCTATCCCTGCGGGTTGCCCAAGTGAAGGCATTGGTGAAAGTGATATCCGTGTTAACTTCGGAGGCGTTACCTTCTTCTCTGGTGATTATCTTTATGCTGATAACACAGGGATCATCTTATCTGAAGAGCCATTAGGCTTAGATGAAGATTTGATTGAAGAGTAA
- the yjjJ gene encoding type II toxin-antitoxin system HipA family toxin YjjJ, with translation MTIRAEMIRQILRNGPQSSRQLTDIINISQPTLSRALNALNDDIVRIGSGSSIQYALRDSFRGFNSAPIYRINEEGKVKPLGKLTPVYPEGFVMERIDNVSRHSEGLPWWLLDMRPQGYLGRAYASAHSAELDLPHNPDRWSDTDIIRALLAHGHDAVGNLLIGEQARDQFLGMQTPKIVERAKTYPTLARAVSSGEDPGSSAGGEQPKFCTYTEKGHVIVKFTASDDNAVSERWRDLLQAEHLALKVLGVETEVFDFEGQRFLEIPRFDRVGSLGRIGLFSLQALDAEFIGRAREPWPVLVNELIKQKRVHPDAAISTARRWAFGMLIGNTDMHHGNLSFISSHGRPYALSPAYDILPMGFAPKSGGEIVNTLRPVTLLDGISGEIWQECLELAEQFYTLANSCNCFSDNFSPCLKALRSHLDEASSRISRLG, from the coding sequence ATGACAATACGCGCTGAAATGATACGACAAATACTACGTAATGGACCTCAGTCATCAAGGCAACTTACTGATATAATAAATATTAGTCAGCCAACGTTGTCACGGGCATTAAATGCGTTGAATGATGATATTGTTCGAATTGGTTCTGGATCTTCTATTCAATATGCTTTACGTGATAGTTTCCGTGGGTTCAATTCAGCTCCTATTTATCGCATAAATGAAGAAGGTAAAGTTAAGCCACTAGGTAAATTAACCCCCGTTTATCCAGAAGGCTTTGTTATGGAGCGGATAGATAATGTGAGCCGACATAGTGAAGGTTTGCCGTGGTGGTTATTGGATATGCGCCCCCAAGGATATCTTGGAAGAGCTTATGCTTCGGCCCATTCGGCTGAGCTTGATTTACCCCACAATCCAGATCGTTGGTCTGATACAGATATAATCAGAGCTTTACTGGCTCATGGGCATGATGCTGTGGGAAATTTGCTAATAGGAGAGCAAGCTAGAGATCAATTTCTGGGTATGCAGACACCAAAAATTGTTGAGCGCGCTAAAACTTACCCCACATTAGCACGAGCTGTTAGTTCGGGAGAGGATCCTGGTTCATCCGCAGGTGGGGAACAACCCAAATTTTGCACCTATACAGAGAAAGGCCATGTTATCGTAAAATTTACGGCTTCCGATGATAACGCCGTTAGTGAGCGTTGGCGTGATCTGCTTCAAGCTGAGCATCTTGCATTAAAAGTGCTTGGAGTTGAAACGGAAGTTTTTGATTTTGAAGGACAACGCTTTCTTGAAATTCCACGATTTGATCGTGTAGGTTCACTAGGTCGTATAGGACTTTTTTCTTTACAGGCACTAGATGCTGAGTTTATAGGACGGGCAAGAGAGCCTTGGCCTGTGTTAGTTAATGAGCTAATTAAGCAAAAACGTGTTCATCCTGATGCTGCGATTAGCACAGCACGCCGCTGGGCATTTGGTATGTTGATTGGAAATACTGATATGCACCATGGCAATTTATCATTTATCAGTAGCCATGGTCGCCCATATGCGCTTTCACCTGCCTACGATATTTTACCAATGGGATTTGCGCCTAAGTCTGGTGGTGAAATAGTTAATACGCTTCGCCCAGTAACATTACTTGATGGGATCAGCGGTGAAATCTGGCAGGAATGTTTAGAGTTAGCCGAGCAGTTTTATACTTTAGCTAATAGCTGTAATTGTTTTTCCGACAATTTTTCGCCATGCCTTAAAGCATTACGTAGTCATCTTGATGAAGCAAGTTCGCGTATATCTCGCCTAGGATAA
- the hslU gene encoding HslU--HslV peptidase ATPase subunit, which yields MSEMTPREIASELDRFIIGQDKAKRAVAIALRNRWRRMQLDEALRHEVTPKNILMIGPTGVGKTEIARRLAKLANAPFIKVEATKFTEVGYVGKEVDSIIRDLTDSAVKMVRSQAIDKNRFRAEEMAEERILDVLIPPAKNNWGVAEQASEPSAARQSFRKKLREGQLDDKEIEIELSATPMGVEIMAPPGMEEMTNQLQSMFQNLAGQKQKARKMKIKDAFKLIVEEEAAKLVNPEELKQQAIDAVEQHGIVFIDEVDKICKRGGQSSGPDVSREGVQRDLLPLVEGCTVSTKHGMVKTDHILFIASGAFQVSSPSDLIPELQGRLPIRVELQALTAEDFERILTEPNASLTKQYEALMATEGVSISFTEDGIRKIAESAWRVNETTENIGARRLHTVLERLMEEISYDASERQGQSVLIDAEYVKQHLDELVADEDLSRFIL from the coding sequence ATGTCTGAAATGACTCCTCGCGAGATTGCCAGCGAACTTGATAGATTTATTATTGGTCAAGATAAAGCGAAACGTGCTGTGGCGATTGCCCTACGTAACCGCTGGCGTCGTATGCAGCTTGATGAAGCGCTGCGCCATGAAGTAACACCTAAAAATATTCTGATGATTGGACCTACAGGTGTAGGTAAAACTGAAATTGCACGCCGTTTAGCAAAATTGGCGAATGCACCTTTCATCAAAGTTGAAGCAACTAAATTCACCGAAGTGGGTTATGTGGGTAAAGAAGTTGATTCTATTATCCGTGATTTAACCGACTCTGCGGTTAAAATGGTACGTAGCCAAGCTATCGATAAAAATCGCTTCCGCGCTGAAGAAATGGCTGAAGAGCGTATCCTTGATGTACTGATCCCACCAGCAAAAAATAACTGGGGGGTAGCAGAGCAAGCATCAGAACCTTCTGCCGCACGTCAATCTTTCCGTAAAAAATTACGTGAAGGCCAATTAGACGATAAAGAGATTGAAATTGAGTTATCTGCAACACCAATGGGTGTTGAAATCATGGCTCCTCCAGGAATGGAAGAGATGACGAACCAATTACAATCTATGTTCCAAAATTTAGCGGGGCAAAAACAAAAAGCGCGCAAGATGAAAATCAAAGATGCGTTTAAGCTTATTGTTGAAGAAGAAGCGGCTAAATTAGTTAACCCTGAAGAGCTTAAACAGCAAGCTATTGATGCGGTAGAACAACACGGTATCGTCTTTATTGATGAAGTAGATAAAATCTGTAAACGTGGTGGACAAAGTTCCGGCCCTGACGTTTCTCGTGAAGGTGTACAACGTGACCTCTTACCACTGGTTGAAGGTTGTACAGTTTCAACAAAACACGGTATGGTAAAAACAGACCATATCCTGTTTATTGCATCAGGTGCTTTCCAAGTTTCAAGTCCTTCTGATTTAATTCCTGAATTACAAGGACGTCTGCCAATTCGCGTTGAACTTCAAGCGCTGACAGCAGAAGATTTTGAGCGTATTCTAACTGAACCTAATGCATCGTTAACAAAACAGTATGAAGCATTAATGGCTACCGAAGGTGTGTCTATTAGCTTCACCGAAGACGGTATTCGCAAAATTGCTGAATCTGCATGGCGCGTAAACGAAACCACTGAAAATATCGGTGCTCGTCGTTTACATACTGTTTTAGAGCGTTTGATGGAAGAAATTTCCTATGATGCAAGTGAACGTCAAGGTCAATCAGTATTGATTGATGCAGAATATGTGAAACAGCATCTGGATGAGCTTGTAGCAGATGAAGATCTGAGTCGATTTATTTTATAA
- the priA gene encoding primosomal protein N' → MTIVQVILPVPLFSSFDYLLPEGIDAPVVGSRVIVPFGNKRRSLGIVKGLSTHSEFPIEKLKPIDEVLDSETLFPGVLWDMLNWASAYYHYPLGEVLFHAMPILLRQGKPAEFTPLWQWYATEEGVNLDLNSLKGAKKQQQALAALRRTPLYRHQLDEFEITTATLNNLKKKEFVDLRPIQPAPIHWQSSLTVQGERFKLNTEQAVAVGAITAQADQFSPWLLLGITGSGKTEVYLSVLEKILAQGKQALVLVPEIGLTPQTIRRFKARFNAPVDVLHSGLNDTERLAVWLRAKRGDNAIIIGTRSALLTPFQHLGIIIIDEEHDGSYKQQDGWRYHARDLAVFRAKQENIPIVMGTATPSIETSFNVEQKKYQQLTLTQRAGNAKPATEHLIDLKGQPLTTGLSPILIKAIKEHLNAGNQVMLFLNRRGFSPALLCHECGWIAECPRCDHYYTIHQKHGMLRCHQCDSQRRIPAQCPQCGSTNLMPVGLGTEQLEQGIGELFPDTPVTRIDKDTTSRKGALEQQLEDIYQGGSRILIGTQMLAKGHHFPDVTLVALLDVDGALFSSDFRAAERFAQLYIQVSGRAGRAGKQGAVYLQTHQPDHPLLLTLLEKGYDAFTKEALVERQATFLPPYSSHIMIRSEDHNNQRAPQFLRQLKQFFEQHPMRDANLWVMGPVPAIQAKRGGNYRWQLLLQHPSRGYLQKLMSITYPQIVALPESKKVKWNIDVDPTDC, encoded by the coding sequence ATGACTATAGTTCAGGTAATTTTGCCTGTACCACTGTTCTCCTCTTTTGATTATCTGTTACCAGAAGGGATCGATGCGCCGGTTGTAGGTAGTCGGGTGATCGTGCCTTTTGGGAATAAACGCCGCTCCCTTGGTATTGTCAAAGGACTCAGTACACACAGTGAGTTTCCTATCGAAAAGCTAAAGCCTATTGATGAAGTCCTTGATAGTGAAACACTCTTTCCGGGTGTTTTATGGGATATGCTAAATTGGGCATCGGCTTATTATCACTATCCTTTAGGGGAAGTGCTTTTTCATGCCATGCCGATTTTATTACGACAAGGAAAACCCGCAGAATTCACACCATTATGGCAATGGTATGCCACAGAAGAAGGGGTTAATCTCGACCTCAACAGCTTAAAAGGTGCAAAAAAACAGCAACAAGCACTAGCAGCTCTACGCCGTACACCTTTGTATCGCCATCAACTTGATGAGTTTGAGATCACCACAGCAACACTCAATAACTTAAAAAAGAAAGAGTTTGTGGATCTCCGCCCTATCCAACCCGCTCCAATACACTGGCAGAGCAGTCTTACCGTTCAAGGTGAACGCTTTAAATTAAACACAGAGCAAGCTGTTGCAGTAGGTGCAATCACAGCACAGGCAGATCAATTCTCACCTTGGTTATTATTGGGTATTACAGGTTCAGGCAAAACTGAAGTTTATTTAAGTGTATTAGAAAAAATCCTCGCACAAGGTAAACAAGCACTGGTACTGGTACCTGAAATTGGCTTAACACCTCAAACAATTCGTCGTTTTAAAGCTCGCTTTAATGCCCCAGTGGACGTGCTTCATTCAGGATTAAATGATACTGAACGCTTAGCCGTTTGGTTACGAGCAAAACGAGGGGATAATGCCATTATTATTGGTACACGTTCGGCACTTCTAACCCCTTTTCAGCATCTTGGTATTATCATTATCGATGAAGAGCATGATGGCTCTTATAAACAACAAGATGGTTGGCGTTACCATGCCCGTGATCTCGCCGTTTTCCGTGCAAAACAAGAAAATATTCCTATCGTAATGGGAACCGCAACTCCATCAATTGAAACCAGTTTTAATGTTGAGCAAAAGAAATATCAACAACTCACGCTGACTCAACGTGCCGGTAATGCAAAACCCGCAACAGAGCATTTAATTGATTTAAAAGGGCAACCACTGACAACAGGGCTGTCTCCAATTCTTATTAAAGCGATAAAAGAGCACCTTAATGCAGGTAACCAAGTGATGCTCTTTTTAAATCGCCGTGGATTTTCGCCTGCATTGTTATGTCATGAATGTGGTTGGATAGCAGAATGTCCTCGCTGTGATCACTATTACACGATCCATCAAAAACATGGCATGTTACGTTGCCATCAATGTGATAGTCAGCGACGAATTCCAGCACAATGTCCACAATGTGGCTCAACTAATTTAATGCCAGTAGGATTAGGAACCGAACAACTTGAACAAGGGATCGGCGAATTATTTCCTGATACGCCAGTGACACGAATTGATAAAGATACGACAAGTCGAAAAGGCGCTTTAGAGCAACAACTGGAAGATATTTACCAAGGTGGCTCACGTATTCTTATCGGTACGCAAATGTTAGCTAAAGGGCATCACTTTCCCGATGTCACCTTAGTGGCTTTACTTGATGTAGATGGCGCGCTGTTCTCCAGTGATTTTCGTGCAGCCGAACGCTTTGCTCAGCTTTATATTCAAGTATCAGGTCGTGCTGGCCGTGCAGGTAAACAAGGTGCGGTATATTTACAAACTCACCAACCCGATCACCCTCTTTTGCTAACACTATTAGAAAAGGGCTATGACGCTTTCACTAAAGAAGCTTTAGTGGAGAGACAAGCAACTTTTCTCCCCCCTTATTCTAGCCATATCATGATCCGCTCTGAAGATCACAATAATCAACGTGCGCCTCAGTTCTTGCGACAACTCAAACAGTTTTTTGAACAACACCCAATGCGAGACGCTAATTTATGGGTAATGGGGCCCGTTCCTGCCATTCAAGCTAAACGAGGTGGAAATTATCGCTGGCAATTATTGCTTCAACATCCTTCCCGGGGTTATTTACAAAAATTAATGTCTATCACTTATCCTCAGATTGTCGCCTTGCCTGAGAGTAAAAAAGTGAAATGGAATATTGATGTTGACCCAACTGATTGTTAA